Proteins found in one Pelotomaculum isophthalicicum JI genomic segment:
- a CDS encoding MFS transporter, which translates to MIILTNQPSSKGKIFSISIAHLFNDWYMNYIQTLLPFMVAAGLGISRGAFLISAFTVTSSLFQPVSGYLVDQKNQRWMVYAGTLWMAVLISLVGVLQNYPLLVLTVALAGLGTAAFHPQASAMVASVSGDRKGFFQAIFMAAGNIGWALTPLMVVPFTQVYGLKLTPLFVLPGVVVAVLLWFTAPSVPDGTKAAPPPLCPVLRAAWSELTKIMLVVTCRSLAYFGLVSFLPLYLQHENISLLAGSRLLFLMLFSGAVGGLVGGYLSDLFGRKAVIVGSLITASPLFYLFLGASGPFSYLLLALAGACLLASFSVTVVATQEVISKNAAMAAGLMLGFGIGMGGLGVGLVGLLAEHAGVVYTIHMLIWLPLLAGLIGLSIKGRNTSALISVDS; encoded by the coding sequence ATGATTATTTTGACTAACCAGCCGTCCAGTAAAGGCAAGATATTCTCCATTTCCATTGCCCACCTGTTTAACGACTGGTACATGAATTACATCCAGACATTACTGCCTTTCATGGTGGCCGCCGGGCTGGGAATAAGCAGGGGAGCTTTTCTGATTTCCGCCTTCACTGTTACTTCCTCTCTGTTTCAACCGGTTTCCGGCTATCTGGTGGACCAGAAGAATCAGCGCTGGATGGTTTATGCGGGGACATTATGGATGGCTGTATTGATCAGCCTGGTAGGTGTGCTGCAAAACTATCCGCTCCTGGTGCTTACCGTGGCCTTGGCCGGCCTGGGCACGGCGGCGTTTCACCCCCAGGCCTCGGCTATGGTCGCCTCGGTAAGCGGGGATAGAAAAGGTTTTTTTCAGGCGATTTTTATGGCCGCGGGAAACATCGGGTGGGCGCTGACTCCGCTGATGGTGGTTCCCTTTACCCAAGTGTACGGTTTAAAACTGACGCCGCTGTTTGTCCTGCCTGGAGTGGTGGTGGCTGTCTTGCTCTGGTTCACCGCGCCCAGCGTCCCGGACGGAACAAAGGCTGCTCCTCCGCCGCTATGTCCTGTTCTTCGCGCCGCATGGTCTGAGTTGACCAAAATCATGCTGGTGGTAACATGCCGTTCTCTGGCTTACTTCGGCCTGGTATCCTTTCTCCCCCTTTATCTTCAACATGAGAATATCTCCCTCCTGGCCGGCAGCCGTCTTCTGTTTCTGATGTTGTTTTCTGGAGCGGTGGGGGGGCTGGTAGGCGGATATCTCTCTGATCTTTTCGGCAGAAAGGCCGTCATCGTCGGATCATTGATCACGGCCAGCCCGTTGTTTTACCTGTTTCTCGGAGCAAGCGGTCCTTTCAGCTACCTGCTCCTGGCCCTGGCCGGCGCCTGCCTGCTGGCGTCTTTTTCAGTGACAGTCGTGGCCACTCAGGAGGTCATCAGTAAAAACGCCGCCATGGCGGCAGGACTGATGCTCGGCTTCGGCATCGGTATGGGCGGTCTGGGAGTCGGCCTGGTGGGGCTGCTGGCGGAACACGCAGGCGTTGTTTACACTATCCACATGCTAATCTGGCTGCCTCTCCTGGCCGGGTTGATCGGCCTGAGTATAAAAGGCAGGAATACGTCCGCTCTTATTTCAGTTGATAGTTAA
- a CDS encoding O-antigen ligase family protein yields MKISRYGKIFKYVLSISALGLVALAPFFRGLMFEREMSIHHCLVALISVLALIPLIFCSDGPSDGRERLPVRRMVKSPYFLALALLTVLYGLSSFQAVNSRESLFIWLRHVDYLLSFIIVYLAVGMWSKDKQQSTFMRWSLTVFAVAGTLVAAGGILTCQGIVSIDSGVAFGRLRSTFQYPNAMAAYLMATVLMAIHLAARNPRPLKAGVFAGMGFLIFLAILGSQSRGVWVMLPLILALFFFGQTARKRFILLTAVIFGLAISLSSLTVAPQAQQLQPNWRASLCTLAGFSVAGIIWGGFVKSWLSLLKVYRARKKIIILGIICAILVVFAGTVLVRNHWDGAHEKGISGSPLLSRLMRVNTSENNFQSRMVYYTDALKMVKDRPLLGWGGGGWLSGYPAYQSYNYISTTVHNHFLQVWVEAGTLAMIVFIIPFLVLTRGLWRLYHTRKIRQLSPETWTIGVAALALGMHSAIDFDLSFSSIALLLWGLLALFACQEMVLGFDRVSQDSFGSKRAGAVKFNVLLAIFLSLASISLAAGTITLRAGEAKAKACVLAIQKGDREAAIENIQAASRLDRWSAQHPIIQAQLLMSGIEDNPDPLAKNYLANESLNLVQRALKLDSYNSENHFMLARLYLANGNLEDTLAEAERAKVLQPWLIRTYEEYNSIYENVAVQQLLRGQKEEAGDTLRRVLAATQEAVSKKETLPTRLNSLWDKRSDLTLTPALALTAGQSALLLEDYNQAREFLNIACQAEDQKTKDVAQLWLGVAMRKGGVNEIYKY; encoded by the coding sequence ATGAAAATTTCGAGGTATGGGAAAATATTTAAATATGTTTTGAGCATATCCGCTCTCGGTCTTGTTGCCTTGGCGCCATTTTTTAGAGGGTTGATGTTTGAACGGGAAATGAGCATCCATCATTGCCTGGTCGCTCTGATTTCAGTACTGGCGCTTATCCCGCTTATTTTTTGTTCAGACGGTCCGTCTGACGGGAGAGAGCGTTTGCCGGTGCGGCGGATGGTCAAATCACCATATTTTTTAGCCCTGGCCTTGCTGACAGTCTTATACGGGCTATCCTCGTTTCAAGCTGTCAACTCCAGGGAAAGTCTTTTTATCTGGCTGAGGCATGTTGATTACCTTTTATCTTTTATCATTGTTTATCTGGCAGTGGGAATGTGGTCAAAGGACAAACAACAGTCAACTTTTATGCGGTGGTCTTTGACGGTTTTTGCTGTCGCGGGAACACTCGTCGCCGCGGGCGGCATCCTGACCTGCCAAGGTATTGTGTCGATAGACAGCGGGGTGGCCTTTGGCCGCCTGAGATCTACTTTTCAGTATCCCAACGCCATGGCGGCTTACCTTATGGCCACGGTATTGATGGCTATCCACCTGGCGGCGCGGAACCCCCGGCCTTTAAAAGCGGGTGTCTTCGCCGGGATGGGTTTTCTAATATTTCTGGCTATATTAGGCAGTCAGAGCCGGGGAGTGTGGGTAATGCTCCCGTTAATCTTAGCTTTATTCTTTTTCGGGCAAACAGCCAGAAAGAGATTTATTTTGCTAACCGCAGTTATTTTTGGATTAGCCATAAGTTTAAGTTCACTGACCGTAGCCCCGCAAGCGCAGCAGTTGCAACCCAACTGGAGGGCTTCCCTGTGTACTTTGGCGGGCTTTTCGGTTGCGGGAATCATCTGGGGCGGATTTGTCAAGTCATGGCTCTCCCTGCTAAAAGTTTACCGAGCCAGGAAGAAAATCATTATCCTCGGGATTATTTGCGCTATTCTGGTCGTTTTCGCCGGGACGGTTTTGGTTCGCAATCATTGGGACGGCGCTCATGAAAAGGGAATATCCGGCAGCCCTTTATTGAGCAGGCTAATGCGCGTCAATACTTCGGAGAACAACTTCCAGTCCCGTATGGTTTATTATACTGATGCTCTTAAAATGGTCAAAGACCGTCCTCTGTTGGGCTGGGGAGGAGGAGGCTGGTTGAGCGGCTATCCTGCCTATCAGTCATACAACTACATATCCACCACAGTTCACAACCACTTTTTACAAGTCTGGGTTGAAGCCGGCACGTTGGCAATGATCGTGTTTATTATACCGTTCCTTGTTTTGACACGCGGTCTTTGGCGCCTTTATCATACCCGTAAAATCCGGCAATTGAGCCCGGAAACCTGGACGATAGGTGTGGCGGCTTTAGCTCTTGGCATGCACTCGGCTATTGATTTTGACCTTTCCTTTAGCAGCATCGCCCTGCTCCTCTGGGGTTTGTTGGCGCTGTTTGCCTGTCAGGAAATGGTTTTGGGGTTTGACCGTGTATCACAAGATAGTTTTGGTTCCAAAAGAGCAGGCGCTGTGAAATTTAACGTTTTATTGGCCATTTTTCTTAGCCTTGCTTCAATTAGCCTGGCAGCCGGCACAATTACTTTGCGGGCCGGGGAAGCAAAGGCCAAAGCATGTGTATTGGCTATTCAAAAGGGAGATAGAGAGGCGGCAATTGAAAATATTCAAGCGGCCAGTCGCTTGGATCGGTGGTCGGCCCAGCACCCAATCATTCAGGCACAGTTGTTAATGAGCGGCATTGAGGATAACCCGGATCCGCTGGCTAAAAATTATTTGGCGAATGAAAGCCTTAACCTGGTTCAACGCGCGTTGAAACTTGACAGCTACAACTCGGAAAATCACTTTATGCTGGCCCGGTTGTACTTGGCCAACGGCAATTTGGAGGATACCCTGGCGGAGGCCGAGCGGGCCAAGGTGCTGCAGCCATGGTTAATCAGAACTTATGAAGAATATAACAGTATTTATGAAAATGTGGCTGTGCAACAACTCCTGCGCGGACAAAAAGAGGAAGCCGGAGACACGCTCCGCCGGGTACTGGCAGCAACTCAAGAAGCAGTATCTAAAAAAGAAACGCTGCCAACCAGGCTAAATAGTTTGTGGGATAAGCGCTCGGATCTCACGCTAACTCCGGCTTTGGCCCTGACAGCTGGTCAGTCGGCACTACTTTTGGAAGATTATAATCAGGCCAGAGAATTCCTTAATATCGCCTGCCAGGCCGAAGATCAAAAAACAAAAGATGTCGCTCAGTTGTGGCTGGGAGTAGCCATGCGGAAGGGGGGAGTTAACGAAATTTATAAATATTAA
- a CDS encoding peptidoglycan-binding domain-containing protein — MNYSIAVKLKKVSVILALVFALALFVGPYTAFASDLETLLNEPVLPQALNLNSSINSITGPVAADSSEVAAIKAIQLRLVNLGYDTGGIDGIYGPKTMSAVILFQESHNLIVDGIVGPQTRAALGF; from the coding sequence ATGAATTACAGCATTGCGGTAAAACTAAAAAAAGTTAGTGTTATATTGGCGTTGGTTTTTGCGCTGGCACTGTTTGTCGGACCATATACTGCATTTGCATCTGACCTGGAGACACTATTAAACGAGCCTGTCCTTCCTCAAGCGTTAAACCTGAACAGCTCTATTAACTCCATCACCGGGCCGGTCGCGGCAGATAGCAGTGAGGTGGCTGCAATTAAAGCTATTCAGCTAAGACTTGTCAACCTCGGTTATGATACAGGTGGTATTGATGGTATTTATGGCCCCAAAACGATGAGCGCAGTGATACTGTTTCAGGAAAGTCATAATTTAATTGTGGACGGCATTGTTGGTCCACAAACAAGAGCAGCCTTAGGGTTTTAA
- a CDS encoding MarR family winged helix-turn-helix transcriptional regulator, whose protein sequence is MDEKTILAQELARTMFRFKRLGWRQDSTHALRQSEFILLATITHSTSHDSDGIKISDLSARLQITPAGVTHIINSLEEGGYVERLADPADRRVVLVKPTGRGNQAVNLMNAKFLETLKELINYLGERDSKELIRLLSSALTFIKERRNCGAEKFKA, encoded by the coding sequence ATGGATGAAAAAACAATTCTCGCACAGGAACTTGCCCGAACCATGTTCAGATTCAAGCGGCTTGGATGGCGGCAAGACTCCACCCATGCGCTCAGACAGAGTGAGTTCATACTGCTGGCAACCATTACACATAGTACCAGCCATGACTCTGATGGCATAAAGATCTCTGATTTGAGCGCGCGGCTGCAGATTACTCCCGCCGGCGTCACTCATATAATAAATTCCCTGGAGGAGGGTGGTTATGTGGAACGTTTGGCGGATCCGGCGGATAGAAGGGTTGTTCTCGTTAAGCCGACAGGCAGGGGAAATCAAGCCGTCAATTTAATGAACGCAAAATTTCTGGAAACACTAAAAGAATTGATTAACTATCTTGGAGAGAGGGACAGCAAGGAATTAATCAGACTTTTATCTTCAGCGTTAACCTTTATAAAAGAAAGGCGGAACTGTGGTGCAGAAAAATTCAAAGCGTAA
- a CDS encoding MDR family MFS transporter has translation MQKNSKRNILLIGLILGMFFSSLDQTVVGTAMPRIIGDLGGLDILTWVTTAYMLSSTTIVPIAGKLADLYGRRMIYVTGLFVFMLGSALCGTSNNMTELIVYRGLQGVGGGIMMPMAMTVVGDIFPPEKRGKWQGVMGALFGLSSIVGPTIGGWIVDNSSWHWVFYVNLPVGILAAATIFIGLSGEKRLKDKVVIDYVGAGTLVVGVVSLLLGLSLGGKDYPWSSWQITGLFSAAFVFLLAFVLVEKKAEEPVFSLTLFRNRVFAVTNIVGFLMGLGMFGAIVFLPLFLQGVVGISATRSGNTMIPMMFAMVLTSILGGQLITKIGFRTQLAAGMSFIAAGFYLLSTMTVNTTQLGAISDIIVLGLGLGLVMPTLTIAVQSAFPLEQRGVVTSSSQFFRSIGGTLGVTLLGVVMNHSSIGLLQKDFFPVIKGIPGLQAGPLGSTLEKAYANPQGLYNVLLSPETIRSIPENLRQVLLPPLKATLADSLHVVFLVAMCIAILGIVVSLLIGNARVERAETKERYKAKGNVNLKEDLLET, from the coding sequence GTGCAGAAAAATTCAAAGCGTAATATATTGCTGATAGGATTGATCTTAGGGATGTTCTTTTCCTCCCTTGACCAAACAGTTGTCGGAACCGCCATGCCGAGAATCATTGGTGATTTGGGTGGCTTGGATATCCTGACCTGGGTGACCACGGCGTATATGCTGAGTTCCACGACGATCGTTCCGATCGCCGGAAAGCTGGCTGATTTATACGGCCGCCGGATGATCTACGTTACGGGACTTTTCGTATTTATGCTTGGTTCAGCATTATGCGGGACCAGCAACAATATGACCGAGCTGATTGTCTACCGCGGCCTTCAAGGAGTGGGCGGGGGCATTATGATGCCCATGGCCATGACCGTCGTCGGGGATATTTTCCCTCCCGAAAAGCGCGGGAAGTGGCAGGGAGTTATGGGAGCTTTATTCGGCCTGTCCTCTATCGTCGGTCCGACTATCGGAGGCTGGATAGTTGATAACAGTTCCTGGCACTGGGTGTTTTATGTCAACCTGCCGGTTGGCATCCTCGCTGCCGCGACTATTTTTATCGGACTCAGCGGCGAAAAACGACTGAAGGATAAAGTGGTTATTGATTATGTGGGAGCGGGGACTCTCGTGGTAGGGGTTGTATCCCTCTTGCTGGGCTTAAGCCTGGGCGGAAAAGACTACCCCTGGAGTTCATGGCAGATCACCGGGTTATTTAGCGCCGCGTTTGTATTTTTGCTGGCCTTTGTATTGGTGGAGAAAAAGGCGGAAGAACCTGTGTTTAGTTTGACACTGTTCAGGAACCGGGTTTTTGCGGTAACCAATATTGTCGGCTTTCTGATGGGGTTGGGCATGTTCGGCGCTATTGTGTTCTTGCCGCTGTTCCTGCAAGGAGTAGTCGGCATTAGCGCCACGCGATCAGGCAATACAATGATTCCAATGATGTTTGCCATGGTTTTGACCAGTATTCTTGGGGGGCAGCTGATCACAAAAATCGGTTTTCGCACCCAGTTAGCCGCGGGTATGAGTTTCATCGCCGCAGGTTTTTACCTGTTGAGCACGATGACAGTGAATACGACCCAGCTAGGTGCGATTTCCGATATTATTGTCCTGGGGCTTGGGTTGGGTCTGGTTATGCCGACATTAACCATAGCGGTGCAGAGCGCCTTTCCTCTTGAACAGCGTGGTGTGGTTACCTCTTCAAGCCAGTTTTTCCGCAGTATAGGCGGAACTCTTGGAGTAACTCTGCTGGGAGTGGTAATGAATCACAGTTCAATCGGTTTACTGCAAAAAGATTTCTTTCCTGTGATAAAAGGCATTCCGGGACTACAGGCGGGACCCCTCGGCAGTACCTTGGAAAAGGCTTATGCCAACCCGCAGGGCCTATACAACGTACTCTTAAGCCCGGAAACAATTAGAAGCATCCCTGAAAATTTGCGGCAAGTCCTGCTGCCACCGCTTAAGGCTACACTGGCTGACTCCCTCCATGTAGTGTTCCTGGTCGCGATGTGCATCGCGATCCTGGGTATTGTGGTCAGTTTGCTGATAGGTAACGCAAGGGTGGAAAGAGCGGAAACAAAAGAGCGGTATAAGGCTAAAGGCAATGTAAATTTGAAAGAAGATTTGCTTGAAACATAA